A stretch of the Chelonia mydas isolate rCheMyd1 chromosome 5, rCheMyd1.pri.v2, whole genome shotgun sequence genome encodes the following:
- the POLR3G gene encoding DNA-directed RNA polymerase III subunit RPC7 isoform X1 encodes MAGSGKGRGRAAFTFNIEAIGFAKGETLPEVAFKPRPLFPPTDFKPVPLKMGEEEDYMLALKQEFRASMKKMPYFMRNEDENQGIEKYSKKYLQMKKESMEWTPDWRRLPREMKPRKKTKKAGEKTKKAKVATPTSHVDVLKKIEELEKKGDEEKSDEEKEKEKDKEGEEEEEAAANEQEEYDEEEHEEENDYIASYFEDGDDFGAGSDDNMDEATY; translated from the exons ATGGCTGGGTCAGGGAAAGGAAGAGGACGTGCTGCATTTACTTTCAACATCGAGGCTATTGGCTTTGCCAAAGGTGAAACGCTACCTGAAGTAGCATTCAAGCCCCGTCCACTGTTTCCT CCAACAGATTTTAAGCcagtgcctctgaaaatgggagaggaagaggatTATATGTTGGCCTTAAAGCAAGAATTTAGAGCAAGTATGAAAAAAATGCCTTATTTTATGCGAAACGAAGATGAAAATCAAG GAATTGAAAAATATAGTAAAAAGTACCTGCAGATGAAAAAAGAATCCATGGAATGGACCCCAG ATTGGAGAAGGCTCCCAAGAGAGATGAAGCCAAGGAAAAAGACCAAAAAAG CAGGTGAAAAAACGAAAAAGGCAAAAGTTGCCACACCCACAAGTCATGTGGATGTGTTGAAAAAAATTGAG GAGTTGGAAAAGAAAGGTGACGAAGAAAAATCTgatgaggaaaaggagaaagaaaaagacaaagagggtgaagaagaagaagaagcagcagcaaatgaacAAGAAGAATATGATGAAGAGGAACATGAAGAG GAAAACGACTATATTGCTTCATATTTTGAAGATGGCGATGACTTTGGTGCTGGCAGTGATGACAATATGGATGAAGCAACCTATTAG
- the POLR3G gene encoding DNA-directed RNA polymerase III subunit RPC7 isoform X2 — MAGSGKGRGRAAFTFNIEAIGFAKGETLPEVAFKPRPLFPPTDFKPVPLKMGEEEDYMLALKQEFRASMKKMPYFMRNEDENQGIEKYSKKYLQMKKESMEWTPDWRRLPREMKPRKKTKKGEKTKKAKVATPTSHVDVLKKIEELEKKGDEEKSDEEKEKEKDKEGEEEEEAAANEQEEYDEEEHEEENDYIASYFEDGDDFGAGSDDNMDEATY, encoded by the exons ATGGCTGGGTCAGGGAAAGGAAGAGGACGTGCTGCATTTACTTTCAACATCGAGGCTATTGGCTTTGCCAAAGGTGAAACGCTACCTGAAGTAGCATTCAAGCCCCGTCCACTGTTTCCT CCAACAGATTTTAAGCcagtgcctctgaaaatgggagaggaagaggatTATATGTTGGCCTTAAAGCAAGAATTTAGAGCAAGTATGAAAAAAATGCCTTATTTTATGCGAAACGAAGATGAAAATCAAG GAATTGAAAAATATAGTAAAAAGTACCTGCAGATGAAAAAAGAATCCATGGAATGGACCCCAG ATTGGAGAAGGCTCCCAAGAGAGATGAAGCCAAGGAAAAAGACCAAAAAAG GTGAAAAAACGAAAAAGGCAAAAGTTGCCACACCCACAAGTCATGTGGATGTGTTGAAAAAAATTGAG GAGTTGGAAAAGAAAGGTGACGAAGAAAAATCTgatgaggaaaaggagaaagaaaaagacaaagagggtgaagaagaagaagaagcagcagcaaatgaacAAGAAGAATATGATGAAGAGGAACATGAAGAG GAAAACGACTATATTGCTTCATATTTTGAAGATGGCGATGACTTTGGTGCTGGCAGTGATGACAATATGGATGAAGCAACCTATTAG